AGAGCCAAAGTCTTCCAACGTTAAATAACTCAAACTAAAGCATTGAAAGCGTAATGGTACTCTAAATCCTACCACTCCTAAATCTGCTAAATACCATTTTTTATCATCTGGGAAAGGTTCATCATTAAATTATTGGAGGACATATATATCGGTTTGGCAGAGCAAATTACCAACTAAATGAACCAAGACCATTTTCATGGTCAGAATTAGACATGATCAAACTTTCTACATCACCTCCATCTTGATGCTTGCAAGGTGCCAACAATTAGAATAATCAAATTCAATTTTCTGTGAAATTATCAGGAATGGTAGCCTTTTGCTACTGCAAACAAttccattttaaatttccttatgcTTTCTCATAACGGAAGGGAtgcagctctgataccacagaaATATCAAATTCAACTTCTACACCTTGGTTTGTAAAGAATTGTTGCTGTCACATAGATCAGTATTTCTTCTACCACAAAGTGCcacaaatttattattaaattccAACAAAGGACACTTATCTATCAAATTGGAACCAAGGTATGTATCTTTGAGCAAGACGGTACTCCGTACACCTTTATTAGTGAGGTAAAATATCCCTTGATGCTTTATCAAGCAAAGCAGCAACTGCGAAGGTAAGAAACACTCCGAATGAAATGCATCTAACTGTGAAGATGTCAGCCTCTTCTCCATGGTCAAGCTGAGGAGCTCATGGATCACTGCCACGGCCCGTTTCCGAGATTTTGGATCCGCAACATCAAACCTCCTCGCATTCAAataaggagaaggaaactccAACTTCTGCCACCTCTCAAGCTGCTGAAGGTAACCAACATTTGGTCTAAAACCAGCAGGAAAATTCACTTTGAATGCAAATGGACCAACATAGTTGCCATCTCTTGAAATCTTCACTTTCCTCTGATCCTGATTAGGCTTTGTGTTCAAAACTCCTTCTTGTGCCAACCTAGTACGTGTTCGTTTAAATTATATCCAAAAATAACTTACAATCAAAATGTCAAGTGAAAGTTGAAACAACTTAGAAAATGATTTTCCTTAGAAAATtaccaaacaaatccaaacaTATACCAATCGAAAATCCCTACACTTTTGGTTTGAGACCCTTAATAGTCAAACAAAAACCTTCTCAATTGAATCAATTCAAGCAGAACAGAGTCACTTAGTGTGTATTCGGATTTCCGTTGAGCTCAACGTGGGAAAAATCTCGCTTCTCCAAATCACATTGAACTCAAGGGGGCAAATTCAATCTTCTCCATTGATGGCTTGAGATACGTGAAATCGCGTTTGTGTTAGAACCAACGCAAAAACAAACACACTTACAGATGGAAAAACTCactttgtttcaattttttcatTCAGAATACCTGAACCAAAggaaaatcaagctatttgctTAGGATTTGGTATttttaatcatgggagcataaaagtaaaatcaagaaattatATAATTGTTGATTGGGAAACCAATGATTTAGATTTTAACAACTTCATAATTCATTTATCATAGTCTCAACTGTTTTCAATTTTCCAATCAACTTCTATCCTAATACTTGATCCTATAAAGCACATTCTCTACTAGTTGGACTCAAATTGATTCCTTTCCTTGCTATTACGCGAATGCGAAGACAtggttatatattatatttctagcaAACAACACTAGTAATAATAGAATCCAAAAATGTACCTACCTAGCTTCTCTAGCAGTGACAGCCAAAGAGGAATCCCAATCCTCCAAGTGAAGAAAATCCCTTCCACGAACACGCCTGATTGCGAAAAACTGAGGGTACTTAGCaatcaaacactcctcaaaatCAGAGGGAAGACCCAACTCAGCCCCAACAAGCTCCAGCGTCTCAAGGGGAACCCTGCAGTCAACACAGAGCATGAGCAGCTTCCTCAGGTTAGTAACCAACACCGGCTCCATCAACTCCCTAGCCCGTACTTCTTCCTGCGCCACCCGGCGAGCCTTGTCGGTGAGCGAAACGGaaggcggagctccggcgacaCGGAAAATCGTCGGGTGCCTCTCGATGAGTGCCATGAAGTCCCATTTGCGGACGAACCCCACGTTCTTCTCGAGGTCGCGGAGGAAGAGAGGGGAGTTTCTGGGTTGCGATTGGATTAGGGTTTTGAGTTGGAGGATCATCAATGGCTTCTTGCGAAGCTCCATTACTCGGTCTAGCTCCGGGACACGATGGTAGGTTTTTTTCTTCGGCCTTCTTCCGCCGCTTGATTTGTGGCGGATGCAACCCACCACGGTGGCGCGTGGGTTCTTCGCGGTGAGAAACGAAACTTGAGAGCGAAGCATTTGATCGGAGAGAAACGAGAGTGGGACTCTGCGGGTTCGGGTCGAGTAGACCCGGGAATTAGTAGAGAAAGAATAATATGGGTTTTTTGCTTAAAACATTGGTTGtagaaaaaataacaaataaaagtAATTAATTACTAGAGTGGAGTGTTAAAGTGATTCCTTTGACGCGTTTTCTTTCGTGAAGAAGGTGCCTTCGCACCGCCATAGGTTCACCTCTCTTATATGGGATATCTCTTGTTAGATCGGTCTTGGTCAGTGGAGCTTTCCCACAGCTTGAGGGAGAGGAACGCGTGTGCAGACTTCCTCGCGAAGCATGAAGCCTGTCGGCATGCGCCTTTGATAACTATTGACTCTTCGCTGGAAGGGGTGAGTCTCCTGCTTCTTGCTGATGCGGTTGGCTTAACTGTTCTCATACCTTAGTTTGCATGCTTctgttttcttttggtttttttttccgtttctttagctttgtaccaaaaaaaaatagtcgTGGTGTACTtgaatgatagttcaagtggtaagaactgAGTAACATATGAGTTGGAAAAAGGGAGGTCCAAGAGTCAATCATTGGAagatgtaatttattttttcgatGTAAATAAAACACAGTCGTGATTCATGAACCACTCAATAGTAGAGGGCATCTGCTACAACCTCTTAAAAGATGCACGCGATCAGGATTTAGCATGTTCGCTCCATTTCTCTGAGTAAAATTCTTCGCATTGCAATGCCTATCATATCGGCTTTGCCTTTCATAAGTGGAGATATAATAAAGTCGCTTATTGTGTGTTAGTTGTTAAGTAGTTACATCACTTACCTCTTCTAGTTAGTTAAATTATAAGTTTATAACTAATTATAAATTTGTTTGTTAGGTTTACATTCCTGATATGGCTTTCGGTTCAGTGTTGAACTTGTATATAAGAGCATAGTCACTCTTGTAATGATGAAGTTGTTGAATCTAGCCATTGATTCCTTCTTCAAATTAACTCTTCTTTGTCTCAAGCTTCTATACTCTACATGGATCATGGTCAGAAATGTCAATAATGGAAACAATGGCAACAATGGAGGAAGAATTGCACAAGTGGTTACTCCCGATACAACTCAAAATCCTTCTAGTCTACTACATTCATCCAGGAGAGGATCCCTTTACTCCTATATATGGTTAATCCAATATTGCTTGGTGGCAAGGATTATCATTTATGAGCTTATACATGCAATGCAACGAGCCTTGATCTCGAAGAACAAATTTCGGTTTGATCTCAATGGAAGCATTCCAGTGCCAACTCTAGCTAATCAGAATTTTGATGTGTGGGATCGTTGCAGCAACTTAATCCATTCCTTGATCTTTACTTCGGCAACTCCTTCCATTACATATAGCATAGTGCATGTTGAAAAATCTTATGACGCTTGGCATTGACTTGAAAGATAGATTCACGCAAGGAGATATTGTGCGTGTATTTTTATCTTCACCATGAGATCAATTCTTTCAAACAAGAATTTACTATGATGACTTATTATTTCGTTAAATAGATGGTTTTATAGGAGGAATTAGAGTTCTATTGTTTGATTCCTTAGTGTAGATGCACAGTTCTATGTAGATGTGTTACTATTATAAGTGTTAAAATGTTTAGAGAACACGATTATATCATTTGATTCTAGTAATGATAGACTTTTAAAACTTTGGCGACTCTTCATTGGAATAAGGTTTAAAATGTTTTATTGAaatcaaaattttgaaaattataaaTTGATATATACACTTAGGGCTCGCTTAATGGTCGAGATATTATAAGACCAAGATATGATAGAGACTTTAATAAGAGTACGATAAACTTTTATCCTATCATGTTTGAGGTGACCGGATTTAAGCAAGAAAAGTACAtaatactttttaaaatttaatttttctaaattaataatcttaaaaagtaattattattttttgataaATGAATctatatatgttttaaaattaattcaaaatatttttagtaattagttaatataaattaaaaatatgtaagtaattaattgatttaaatttaatagtAGCAAGtggtaaataataaaattaatattttttaaattagtcaatatttatattataaataattatatatataagtacAAAGAAAAGTTTTAAGTAATTAATAGAAGaagataagataaaattaatccATATTcactattaataaatcaatatttttaattgagtagtctattttagtGTTAgtcaataattaatttatattttaattatcatAATATAAGTAACGAAATAATATTAATTGAGTAAGACCAATATTTTGATTACTTATAAgttatttcattatttcattaaatttaTATGAGTAACTTAATAATTTTAGCTTTatggtaattaaaaaaaaactttatggTAACCAtcagattttttttatcaattggagGGGTAAATTAGAGTATTACAAATGAACAAGTGGGTTGGTGTAGTGGTTTAGTTCTTCACCCTTTAAGCAAGTAGTTGGGGGTTCGAATctcaactcttgcgaatagagaAAACTCTTTGGTCAGCCCCCTACCACTTAGTGCGCTAACCGTGAGACGAGAGATTAGTCTCACAGCTGTCGACTGTGGGGATACTttggtcaagacaaaaaaaaaaagagtactacaaaggaaagaaaattgtttttttttttaaaaagaaggaatagaaaattgttatcataTCCTATATATTCAAATAAGTTCTAAACGAGGTCCCCCTTATGATAAAATTTACAGATTATAAATAAGATATGATAAGATACATGATTGTATTATTTTATTGAAAGACGTAACAAACAATAGATTACAccaaaatataattatataaatatccAAACTGACCCTTAAACCCAAAAGgaatatatataagcaaaagCAAGGTACGATGTAATTTGCATTAGGTTTAGAATTTCAGCTTTTGGTTCTCCAACTCCAACTACACTGCGTGCTCTCCATGAACACCCCTCATCCAGATAAATTGCCGCGCACGCAACTCCACGACGATCTCATTGCGGAGGTCCTATCATGGCTTCCGGTGAAATCCCTCACGCGACTCAGGTGCGCCTGCAAATCCTGGAACACTCTCATCTTCTCCGATCACTCCTTCACCAAATTGCACCTTCACAGATCGGCATTGCGCAACCCCCAACTCTTGCAGCGTGTAAAAACTGGCTACGACCACAGCGATTTCTATATCACACAATTGTCCGGATCTGGTTTAGTTGAGAACCCATGGATCTTACTTGCCCATAACCCTCGCTACCGATTGAAGGAAGGGGACCGCTGTTCTGGGAGCCCTGACCGGGGACAGACAGGGCACCCAGGACGAGGCAGGGCCCCACGAAGTGTCCCACCCAAGGGACAGTTCAGGGGAGTCTAAGAGCCCTTGCTGATGGGCCCCACTGCCAAGGGTGAGGACAAGGAACCGGGGGCCCACTATCTagaggttgacctaggccaactacCCTAGGGGGTAGGTTGGCTGGAGCAGGTCCGTAGGGGCCCCcaaaccgttggatcactgttcctctGCAGGAAATCCAACAGCGATCCATGCCCTCaggtacgagccatgcatgacgttgcatggctccaaccctagtTCTACCTCTCCTATATAAAGGGAACCCTTCTTCTATCAAAAGGGAACGTATTCTCTCCATTCTCACGATTCTCACAACTTCATTCActgactttagcatcggagtgtcttgcaggagcccctcccgggaccttGCCAACTTGGAGCCCTTCAGCACGTCCAGATCCCCCCTCTCCTACCCCTTGTCAACGGGTAGTTTGATCTCTCCCAGAtcaattggcgccgtctgtggggggTTGGCCCCGGCTAAAGGTTGCCCCTGGTCGCCAAGACCATCTCCCTCGTCTCGAGGAACCTCCTGCTCCCCTTCACTGTCGGTCTCGACCTCGTCGACTGGAACTTGCAGCGCGGCGACCAAAGCAGTGTTGACCTCCATCTTAGCACCTGCATAGGAATCACAAGAAGAAAGTTAGTCAGACGAAAAGACATGCATCACTCCAGGCATGGTAGCAAAAATGCCTTACCTCTCGCACGCAATAAACAAGCGTTCTTCCGAACGCTATAAGTACAAAGATCGTAACAGCGCAGCGGTCGGATACAGAACTCTTTGGGTGGGTCACCCCTTACTTCTCTCCGTATGGCGGCCACCAAGAGATTTTTGAAGGCCAAGTCGACCTCCGACAAGGCCTCGGCCTCGAAGCCGAAAGAACTAATCTTCACGTCGTAGTGCTTGGCGTTCCAGGCCAGCGGGAACCGTGCGCGACTGCCGCCGTTCGGGGCCTTCTCGAACCACCAAAAGGGGGGCGGAGTGGTAGGCGCCACCCGGAAGAATTGGTCTTTGAAGTCCCGGTAGGACTCGGCGAACGGGTGAAAGATCTGGAGATCCTTACCCGACCTCAGAGTCACAATCCCGTGCCCGCCATGTCCTTGAGTGTGGGCCACCTCGAATAAGTGAAAAAAGAGCGGAATCGACGGCTTCCGGCCGAACAAGACGCACGCGACCTCGTAAGCGCGCACGAAACCCCAAGCACCGGGATGAAGCTGCGACGGCGCGACCCCCATATGGTGGAGAACGTCACATTGAAAGTCCGTGAGCGGCATCCTCACCCTCACCTTCTTCATGGTGTAAATATGCATGTACACCCCAAACGGCGGGGTGTGGGGTAGCCGCTCCTTCTTACCCGGCGAATACGCCATGTGACCGGGGCCGATCTGGGTCTGCGACATAAAACGCTGGCTCCAGAAATAATCTTCCTTCTCGTGGGCGTACTCCGACGGGAGATCGAGAATGGTGCGGCACCACTTGTCATACACGGCCTCGTCCCCCTCCAGATGAGGGTATTTCTCACGATCGATCTTCTTATTCTTGGGGGCCCCTGACCGGGGCCTAGAGGTTAAAGCCCCGCCCGAGGCCTCACCTACGCTCTTGCCTTTCTTCTTCTGGGTAGGCTTCCCCATAACGACACATGCACAAGGGAAAACGCCGTATCAACACCTATGTCGTTTGAATCGGCTCAAAGAAGGACCCACCCGGAATCCATCTTTGCCCTAGGCAGGACAACGCGACCGTGCGGCGGAGCAGACCCTCAGAGAGAATCTCCTCCGCCGCAAGAGGGGGCCGCCAGGGGAGGGGAAACTCCCAACTCCCCCAAGAGCAAGCCACCCTTTCTgctagaaaaaagaaaaaattaaaatcttaagaAGGAGAGTCAGGTGAAGCGAGGACTTACAAGAAGAAACTGGAAAAGCTTCCAAACGACCACCGTGCGGAAGAAGACACCACCGTGAAACACCGGTACCTGACGGAAAGAAAGGGGGAGAGGTTGGGGAAAATTTAGAGATGCGAAAGTGCAAATGAATCCCCTCCTCCCTCTTTTATAGAAAATGAGGAGGGAGACGTGACGTTTCGACAGCCCTAGTTTCCCTAATCATGACGTTTGGGAAAACCAAAGGGCTTCGTCCAATCAGGCCCCGCCACGTCAGAGAGGAGGCAGTGACGGCGAAGCGACACACGCCTCCAGAGGCACGTGGGAGAGGAGTCGCGAAGCGACGCAACCCACCCGGAAACGACACGTACCATCTCAAGAGTCAGGTACATTAAATGCAGTGGGCCCAAAGCCCCCCACCGTCCCATTCTCCCGCGTCTTTTTGGCTTCCCAGATTCAAACCAGGCAACAACCCACTCGACACTAAACCCAGTCGTCCTAACACCAAACCACCACGGTCAGATCCCAACCCGGTCGGTTGAATCTGTATATACAACCTAGGGAGAGCGTGCGCTGACCACCGACCTCTGCAGTTAATGCCCCCTTCATTTCCCAAGAAAAACGCCTGGGAAAAGGCTAAAGGGCATTACCACCCAAGAACGTTTCTATTATAAATGGTAACCGCTTCCCCTTTGCAGGCTCCACACTCACCCCCGGACAGAATGACCTCCACAGAGGCTTACCTGAAGGCACTCAGGGCCGAGGCTCTAGACCACAACCTATACTACTCCTACCAAACGCAGGCCACCGCCCCCAGTAGGATCAGATCCCTGGTCAGCAGGCTTCTGACAAAGGATCTTGACCCCCAACTGAAGGCGGGGTTACTAACATTTTTGGAGCTGACGGAGGAAATGTGGGAATTACACCGACGCCGCTCGGAGGTTAGCATGCTAATTTAGGGCTTAGAGGTTTCCGCCACGGAACACGAGGGCGAAGGGACGGGAACGACGGGCGAAATCGAAGCCGAGCCGACCTCCCTTCTAGCCACGAGAGAGAGTCTCGACGAAGACCTAGGAACCGTTCGCCTCCGCTACCACGCCATGCGATTAACACCCCCTTTCTAGGGGTACTAAATGTAACGGCCAAACGGCCCCTTTCCATTAATGAATAAAGTTCTAAATTTTTTAACCTTACTCTACTACACCGAGAACCCCCATGTCGCCACCAACACAAGACACATTAGCCCTCGCTCCGCTGGAACAGCCGACCAGGGCTAGGGGGCTACTGTTCCGGGAGCCCTGACCGGGGACGGACAGGGCACCCAGGACGAGGCAGGGCCCCACGGAGTGTCCCACCCAAGGGACAGTTCAGGGGAGTCTAAGAGCCCTTGCTGATGGGCCCCACTGCCAAGGGTGAGGACAAGGAATCGGGGGCCCACTATCTagaggttgacctaggccaactacCCTAGGGGGTAGGTTGGCTGGAGCAGGTCCGTAGGGGCCCCCAAACCTgttggatcactgttcctctGCAGGAAATCCAACGGCGATCCATGCCCTCaggtacgagccatgcatgacgttgcatggctccaaccctagtTCTACCTCTCCTATATAAAGGGAACCCTTCTTCTATCAAAAGGGAACGTATTCTTTCCATTCTCACGATTCTCACAACTTCATTCActgactttagcatcggagtgtcttgcaggagcccctcccgggaccttGCCAACTTGGAGCCCTTCAGCACGTCCAGATCCCCCCTCTCCTACCCCTTGTCAACGGGTAGTTTGGTCTCTCCCAGATCAACCGCTATAGAGTCGTTGGTTCCTGCAATGGGTTGATCTGCTTGCACGGTTCTTCTAAAGACTCTGTGTTTCGACAGAGATGGCTCAGTTTCTGGAACCCGGCCACTAGGTTAATGTCTAAAAAATTAGGGTTGTTTTTTGTTAAGAGCAACTACAAGCTGAGCTTCGGTTATGATAACTCAACCGACACTTACAAGGTGGTGttctttgaaattaaaaaaatccctAGAGCTTCACAAGTTAGCGTCTTCACCTTGGGTTGTAATGTTTGGAGAGACATTAAAAAATCTCCCATGTTTCCTTTTAACTGTTATTGTTCGGGTTTAAATGCTGGGGTGAATCTTAGCGACACTCTTAACTGGATGGCATCTTGTAATGAATCCACTCTGTATATCGCGGAGAATATTGCTGTTGAGCAACTTGTGATTCTTTCGCTTGATCTTGGGGCGGAGACGTACACCCTCTTGTCGCCGCCTAAGGGTTTTGATGAAGTGCCTTGTGTTGAGCCAAGTATTGGGGTTTTGATGGACAACCTATGTTTTTCTCATGACTTAAAGAGAACCCATTTTGTTATATGGCACATGAAGGAGTTTGGGGATGTAGAGTCTTGGGTTCAATTACTAAAAATTAGTTATCAGGATCTTGATTGGGAGCCCCTTGATGAATACGTCTTTGTTACGTATCAATTATTTCCACTATGCCTTTACAATGGTGATACACTCGTATTGGGCAGTTTTAGAGATGATCAAGCAATACTGTATGATAAGAGAGCTAATACAGTTGAGCGAACTACACTTACAACTAAAAGTAACAATATTCTTTTGCTCTCTGATTATGTTGAAAGTTTGGTTTGGCCATTTGAGTGTTAATCTTATTCTTATGTAACCTACCACCGTTGCTAGACTGAATTTTTGttaaatcactttttttaaaaatccttgtgattttttttaacatgatttggattattttcttttgaatgATTTTCTACCGGCATTGTTATTGGTTGGACAACCTCTGGATTGGATGAAATTGTTTTGATTTTATATTCGTTATAAGCTGGAAGATGATTCTCCAATAAAGAAATTTATTCGGTCTTGAATAGtctttatatataataatacGTGGAATATACTGATGATCCTATTACCATGTTTGGAACTAATTAAGTTATATATCTTTGTATTATTGTATACTATCAAGCGTAAAGATGATCTtgaaaaatttatatatattgtatgtTCTTACATTTGTTCAAGCACATCCTCACTGATTTAGGTAGCAAGAATTGGGGGAGTGTTTACTATTTCTACACCTGATAATGATATTGCTATAGAATCTATTTTTAACAACACAACCCTCATGTCAGCTATGGTGCAGGCTTCTATTCATGGTATCCTGGTGGAAATCAATTTCTTTCTCTGTTCATAGAGAGGTGTGGTTGcagttatgacttatgagcattatgcattgtttttcttctggTTTTCTGTTTCATTCTGCACTCAAATTAATGTCTTTTTTAGTGTTAGATCTCAACATGTAGTGTATTGTTGATTGTTGATGGTACATAGTGGGATGATAGGAAGAAAGTGAGAAAGGGGCTTATTGTAGTTGTAGCTTATTTTGTAGAGACATTCATAGCTCTCTTGAGGTCATCTTTTAGGTTCCTTCAGAAACATTTGTAGCAACAATTTATTGTGTAATGGTAGGTAAAAGACTTAGAATCTCTATAAGAAATTTAAGTGTAGTTCATTGACCTTTCATTTTGCTGCTTCCATTTTAGAGCGAGATTTTCACACAAGATCCCATTTGCAGCCATCAATTTCTGGCACATTTTGTTTGAAAAACTTTccctttttactttttttttataatagatTATGTAGCAAGGAATATGGTGGTATTAGCTATGGctggttgttgttgctgttggtcttttctctcatttattataataaatttttctgATAACCTAAtcagagtagtttttttttggtacacaaCCAAAGCAACAAGAAGCATAAAAAAGGACAAGAAAAAACGGGCTAGCCCCGACATACGGCTCACAAAGGAGACTCCTATCGAATCAGCCAACAATAAACTACCCATGCCACCCGAGGGAGTAGTAGCCGAGTGCAAAGGGTCCTCTTGACGAGCTCCCAACTTAGCCAAAAAAATCAGCACAAACATTCCCCTCGCGAAGGGTATGCCTAAGATCTACAGACCATGACCGCTTCAACAAGTCTTTGATATCCCAAATGAGCGGCGTAAGAATATGGCTATCTGAAGGGACTAAAGACACCGCCTCCAAAGAATCCGAGAAACACTCAACCACACGACACCCATAATCCCAAAGCAAAACTCAAGTCATGAAACAAGACTAACAACTCAAGATGAAGAATATCCGAAACAACCAAGTAGCCATAAAAACCTATGACACCAACTCACTTGAAGGCTTGCGGATGCACCCTCCAAAACCACCACGCCGCGGAGTACTAAGCACACTCCCCATCTACGTTAACGACCACCCCAGGatctaatttcaatttttttttagagatatcttaaaatatttgaagaaatgaatttttaatttatagaagttttttttttcccaatttGCATTTTGCATTAGGGTTAAAATTTCAGCTTTCTCTTTCACAAATCACAAAACTATCACTGTCACTGTGGTCTCCATCTCCATGAACACACCTCGTTCGAAGAAGTTGCCGCCGCGCACGCATCTCCCCGACGAGCTGACTGCGGAGGTCCTATCATGGCTTCCGGTGAAATCCCTGATGCGACTGAGTTCCGTCTGCAAATCCTGGAACAAACTCATCACCTCCGATCAAACCTTCATCAAATCACACCTTGACCGATCGGCATTGCGCAACCCCCAACTCTTGTTAGAATGTGAAGACTCAAACCACCACCCCCACCGTGGTTTCTGTGTCACACAAGTGTCAGGTTTAGCTGGTGCTGACCCATGGATCTCGCTTGCCCATAACCCTCGCCACCGATTGAGGGAATATTTTGACAGCTACGACGTCGTCGGTTCTTGCAATGGGTTGATATGCTTGGAAGTTTTTCCTTATCGCGCTAGCGTTGGACATGGATGGGTACATATCTGGAACCCAGCCACAGGGTTAATGTCTGAAAGATTAGTGTCGTTTTGCTATGGAAGAAGATATTTCAGGTACAAGATGAACTTCTGTTATGATAATTCAACCAACACTTACAAGGTGGTGTACTTTAGAATTGATAAAACAGATAGAGCTTCACATGTCCAAATCTTCACCTTGGGTGGTGGTTCTAATGGTTGG
This portion of the Lotus japonicus ecotype B-129 chromosome 3, LjGifu_v1.2 genome encodes:
- the LOC130748219 gene encoding protein WHAT'S THIS FACTOR 1 homolog, chloroplastic, with the translated sequence MLRSQVSFLTAKNPRATVVGCIRHKSSGGRRPKKKTYHRVPELDRVMELRKKPLMILQLKTLIQSQPRNSPLFLRDLEKNVGFVRKWDFMALIERHPTIFRVAGAPPSVSLTDKARRVAQEEVRARELMEPVLVTNLRKLLMLCVDCRVPLETLELVGAELGLPSDFEECLIAKYPQFFAIRRVRGRDFLHLEDWDSSLAVTAREARLAQEGVLNTKPNQDQRKVKISRDGNYVGPFAFKVNFPAGFRPNVGYLQQLERWQKLEFPSPYLNARRFDVADPKSRKRAVAVIHELLSLTMEKRLTSSQLDAFHSECFLPSQLLLCLIKHQGIFYLTNKGVRSTVLLKDTYLGSNLIDKCPLLEFNNKFVALCGRRNTDLCDSNNSLQTKV
- the LOC130748532 gene encoding F-box/kelch-repeat protein At3g23880-like; translation: MNTPRSKKLPPRTHLPDELTAEVLSWLPVKSLMRLSSVCKSWNKLITSDQTFIKSHLDRSALRNPQLLLECEDSNHHPHRGFCVTQVSGLAGADPWISLAHNPRHRLREYFDSYDVVGSCNGLICLEVFPYRASVGHGWVHIWNPATGLMSERLVSFCYGRRYFRYKMNFCYDNSTNTYKVVYFRIDKTDRASHVQIFTLGGGSNGWRDIQNFPLLPFSYDDSGVNDGAHLSGTINWMASRRDESAPHYNPETITVEQLVILSLDLGTETYTLLLPPKGLDQVPCVLPRVWVFMDCLCFSHDSNKTHFVIWQMNKFGDAESWVQILKISYQDIPMRRLSPFTHHKECFLHPLSYAYRLFYNGDTLVLAVGRQAILYNRSSNTFEQPTTTNREFCRYKFSWYLALDYVESLVSLY
- the LOC130742661 gene encoding uncharacterized protein LOC130742661, which produces MASCNESTLYIAENIAVEQLVILSLDLGAETYTLLSPPKGFDEVPCVEPSIGVLMDNLCFSHDLKRTHFVIWHMKEFGDVESWVQLLKISYQDLDWEPLDEYVFVTYQLFPLCLYNGDTLVLGSFRDDQAILYDKRANTVERTTLTTKSNNILLLSDYVESLVARIGGVFTISTPDNDIAIESIFNNTTLMSAMVQASIHGILVEINFFLCS